The following are from one region of the Mesorhizobium sp. B4-1-4 genome:
- a CDS encoding GXGXG domain-containing protein, which yields MTATSKATRDQAHARVFDLDAMSLRELNQALHGLAPGSNETAWEVLNPKGNHSVAVGVDQPVSIDVRGSVGYYCGGMNSGGTITVHGSAGPGVGENMMSGSITVKGDASQYAGATGKGGLLVIEGNASSRCGISMKGIDIVVHGNIGHMSAFMAQSGNLVVLGDAGDALGDSIYEARLFVRGKVDSLGADCIAKEMRPEHLELLQGLLDRAGVTGVKPSEFKRYGSARTLYNFNIDNADAY from the coding sequence ATGACGGCAACCTCCAAGGCAACGCGCGACCAAGCCCATGCGCGCGTCTTCGACCTCGACGCCATGTCGCTGCGCGAACTGAACCAGGCGCTGCACGGTCTGGCCCCCGGCTCGAACGAAACGGCGTGGGAAGTGCTCAACCCGAAGGGCAACCATTCGGTCGCCGTCGGCGTCGACCAGCCTGTCAGCATCGATGTGCGCGGCAGCGTCGGCTATTATTGCGGCGGCATGAATTCCGGCGGCACCATCACCGTGCATGGCTCGGCGGGACCCGGTGTCGGCGAGAACATGATGTCGGGCTCGATAACAGTGAAAGGCGACGCCAGCCAGTATGCCGGCGCCACCGGCAAGGGCGGCCTTTTGGTCATCGAGGGCAATGCGTCGTCGCGCTGCGGCATCTCGATGAAAGGCATCGACATTGTCGTCCACGGCAATATCGGCCACATGTCGGCCTTCATGGCGCAGTCCGGGAACCTGGTGGTGCTGGGCGACGCAGGCGACGCGCTGGGCGATTCCATTTATGAGGCGCGGCTCTTCGTGCGCGGCAAGGTCGACAGCCTCGGCGCCGACTGCATCGCCAAGGAGATGCGGCCCGAGCATCTGGAATTGCTGCAAGGCCTGCTCGACCGTGCCGGCGTCACCGGGGTCAAGCCGTCGGAGTTCAAGCGCTATGGCTCGGCGCGCACTCTCTACAATTTCAACATCGACAACGCCGACGCGTATTGA
- a CDS encoding helix-turn-helix domain-containing protein → MAKKISASNIGPGSTTAKPKPQLKALAEGKAIRAPLTQNPHAIRDKREKVLEVAIGREVRAFRKKLGITVADLAVATDISLGMLSKIENGITSPSLTTLQALSRALGVPVTAFFRRFEEERSAVFVRAGEGLDVERRGTRAGHQYNLLGHIGSNTSGVVVEPYLITLTEDSDVFPTFQHEGMEFLYMLEGEVVYRHGSNLYPMKPGDSLFFDADAPHGPEQLTQLPMRYLSIICYPQNSAG, encoded by the coding sequence ATGGCGAAGAAAATTTCCGCTTCCAACATTGGTCCTGGTTCCACGACCGCCAAGCCGAAGCCGCAGCTGAAGGCCTTGGCGGAAGGAAAGGCCATTCGCGCGCCGCTGACGCAGAATCCGCATGCCATTCGCGACAAGCGCGAAAAAGTGCTGGAGGTCGCGATCGGCCGCGAGGTACGCGCATTCCGCAAGAAGCTCGGCATCACCGTGGCCGACCTCGCTGTCGCCACAGACATTTCGCTCGGCATGCTATCCAAGATCGAGAACGGCATCACCTCGCCGTCGCTGACCACCTTGCAGGCGCTGTCGCGGGCACTTGGGGTTCCCGTGACAGCCTTCTTCCGCCGCTTCGAGGAAGAGCGCAGCGCCGTTTTCGTCAGGGCCGGCGAAGGACTGGACGTCGAGCGCCGCGGCACGCGCGCCGGCCACCAGTACAATCTGCTCGGCCATATCGGCTCCAACACCAGTGGTGTGGTCGTCGAACCCTATCTGATCACGCTGACCGAAGATTCGGACGTGTTCCCGACCTTCCAGCATGAGGGCATGGAATTCCTCTACATGCTCGAAGGCGAGGTCGTTTACCGGCACGGCAGCAATCTTTATCCGATGAAGCCCGGCGATAGTCTGTTCTTCGACGCCGACGCGCCGCACGGGCCCGAGCAGCTGACGCAGCTGCCGATGCGTTATTTGTCGATTATTTGTTACCCGCAGAATAGTGCGGGGTAA
- a CDS encoding PDR/VanB family oxidoreductase → MSTGTTKLDVVVSDVVPVNDLVTRFHFRRRDGELLPTFSGGAHVVVEMRDGERTRLNPYSLMGSPLDTREYTISVRRDDVGRGGSLFMHRSVKPGLEMVISYPVNLFSLDLRAKKHLMLAGGIGITPFMAQTAQLAGEGGNFELHYTCRTASLGTYADVLRERYDRRVRLYHDDRDERIDLDRLLSTQPLGTHLYVCGPAGMINWVRDRAAALGWPLEAVHFEHFAAPQPGLPFDVTLAVSGKTIRVGSQQSLLEAIEAAGVDPPYLCRGGVCGQCETNVVSYDGKFVHNDHWLSEEDHRSGCKIMPCVSRFEGKSLVLER, encoded by the coding sequence ATGAGCACCGGCACAACCAAGCTCGATGTGGTGGTCAGCGATGTCGTTCCGGTCAACGACCTCGTTACCCGCTTCCATTTCCGCCGGCGTGACGGCGAACTGTTGCCAACCTTCTCCGGCGGCGCCCATGTCGTGGTCGAAATGCGCGACGGCGAGCGCACCAGGCTCAATCCCTATTCGCTGATGGGCTCGCCGCTCGACACGCGCGAATACACGATCAGCGTGCGCCGCGACGATGTCGGCCGCGGCGGCTCGCTGTTCATGCACAGGAGCGTCAAGCCGGGCCTGGAGATGGTGATCAGCTATCCGGTCAACCTGTTCTCGCTCGACCTCAGGGCGAAGAAGCACCTGATGCTCGCCGGCGGCATCGGCATCACGCCGTTCATGGCGCAGACCGCGCAGCTGGCGGGGGAGGGCGGCAATTTCGAGCTGCACTACACCTGTCGCACCGCCTCGCTCGGCACCTACGCCGATGTGCTGCGGGAACGTTACGACCGCCGCGTCCGGCTCTACCACGACGATCGCGACGAGCGCATCGATCTCGACCGTCTGTTGTCGACGCAGCCGCTCGGTACACATCTCTATGTCTGCGGTCCCGCCGGCATGATCAACTGGGTGCGCGACCGCGCGGCTGCCTTGGGCTGGCCTTTGGAGGCCGTGCATTTCGAGCATTTCGCGGCACCCCAGCCCGGTCTGCCCTTCGATGTGACGCTTGCTGTCAGCGGCAAGACGATCCGCGTCGGTTCGCAGCAGAGCCTGCTCGAGGCAATCGAGGCGGCGGGCGTCGATCCACCCTATCTCTGCCGTGGCGGTGTTTGCGGCCAGTGCGAAACCAATGTCGTTTCGTATGACGGTAAGTTCGTCCACAACGACCATTGGCTGAGCGAGGAAGACCACCGCTCCGGCTGCAAGATCATGCCGTGCGTGTCGCGCTTCGAGGGCAAATCGCTGGTCTTGGAAAGATAG
- a CDS encoding APC family permease — MTVAVETAGTAVNGGDRVSLLRVLGPAHVWALGVGIVLVGEFTGWNFSADKGGTLAALIVCWVVGLLYTSVAMIDSEVTSTVAAAGGQYAQAKHIVGPLMAFNVALFLVFAYTMLEVSDAILLGDTIVAKAGIDGLTHNSFIAATIVVLAWLNYRGVLMTLNVNFVITAIAYVSIVILFFSVSPWTQGAVLKLNELVTPGNALPYGWIGVIAAFQFGIWYYLGIEGTTQAAEEVRSPARSLPYGTMAGMITLLIAAAMTWYVCASLMPWEYLGITPYPLWDAGKLTGSPLLENLLFVATLLAAIASANGCINDAARAWFSLGRDRYLPSWFSAVHPRYRTPYRSILFLLPIALAFAFIADLNQAITFSILSGVLQYTFMSINIMMFRKKWPLGTIRRGYTHPFHPLPAIVLFCLCVVTYFAIFLGFGSQLIAMVAFYFLISVWFHFYRYKFVRRGDQFSMPWPKPQGY, encoded by the coding sequence ATGACGGTCGCGGTTGAAACGGCAGGAACGGCGGTAAATGGCGGCGACAGGGTTTCGCTGCTCAGGGTGCTCGGCCCGGCCCATGTCTGGGCGCTCGGAGTCGGCATCGTCCTGGTCGGCGAATTCACGGGCTGGAATTTCTCCGCCGACAAGGGCGGTACGCTGGCGGCCCTTATCGTGTGCTGGGTCGTGGGCCTGCTCTACACTTCCGTCGCCATGATCGATTCCGAGGTCACGTCGACCGTCGCCGCCGCGGGCGGCCAATACGCCCAGGCCAAACACATCGTCGGGCCGCTGATGGCCTTCAACGTCGCGCTGTTCCTGGTTTTCGCCTACACGATGCTCGAAGTGTCCGACGCCATCCTGCTCGGCGACACGATCGTCGCCAAGGCGGGGATCGATGGGCTCACCCACAATTCCTTCATCGCCGCCACCATCGTGGTGCTGGCGTGGCTCAACTATCGCGGCGTTCTGATGACGCTCAACGTCAACTTCGTCATCACCGCGATCGCCTATGTCTCGATCGTCATCCTGTTCTTCTCGGTCAGCCCATGGACGCAAGGCGCGGTGCTGAAGCTCAACGAACTGGTCACTCCTGGCAATGCGCTGCCCTACGGCTGGATCGGCGTCATCGCAGCCTTCCAGTTCGGCATCTGGTATTACCTCGGCATCGAGGGCACCACGCAGGCCGCCGAGGAAGTGCGGTCGCCGGCACGCTCGCTGCCCTACGGCACCATGGCGGGCATGATCACGCTTCTGATCGCGGCCGCGATGACCTGGTATGTCTGCGCCTCGCTAATGCCATGGGAATATCTCGGTATCACGCCCTATCCGCTTTGGGACGCGGGCAAGCTGACCGGCAGTCCGCTGCTCGAAAACCTCCTGTTCGTCGCGACGCTGCTTGCCGCCATCGCGTCCGCCAATGGCTGCATCAATGACGCCGCGCGCGCCTGGTTCTCGCTTGGCCGCGACCGCTACCTGCCGAGCTGGTTCTCGGCCGTGCATCCTAGATATCGCACACCCTACCGCTCGATCCTGTTCCTGCTGCCGATCGCGCTCGCCTTCGCTTTCATCGCCGACCTCAATCAGGCGATCACCTTCTCGATCCTGTCTGGCGTGCTGCAATACACGTTCATGAGCATCAACATCATGATGTTCCGCAAGAAGTGGCCGCTGGGTACCATCCGCCGTGGCTACACGCATCCTTTCCATCCGCTGCCGGCCATCGTGCTGTTCTGCCTGTGCGTGGTCACCTACTTCGCCATCTTCCTCGGCTTCGGTTCGCAGTTGATCGCCATGGTCGCGTTCTACTTCCTGATCTCGGTATGGTTTCATTTCTACCGCTACAAGTTCGTCCGTCGCGGCGATCAGTTCTCCATGCCGTGGCCGAAGCCGCAGGGGTATTGA
- a CDS encoding dimethylamine monooxygenase subunit DmmA family protein, whose product MAAKSIISRPVYGTLSPQPGKHHLFIADAEGALAISEMAAKAPAGFFDGAEIVFIPGPDGKHIAALESLRPAQFHQAPSFASLLPRLKQTLSNAHMGLRLYLSGTEGLIGQAMQVALEAGVDHTSMQTEHRGSLARRMQCVHCKGITENVTTQPATCSHCGLLLLVRDHYSRRLAAFQGVCINAEDRGEIPPMEEAFP is encoded by the coding sequence ATGGCAGCCAAAAGCATCATCAGCCGGCCGGTCTACGGAACGCTCTCTCCGCAGCCCGGCAAGCACCATCTTTTCATCGCCGATGCCGAGGGGGCGCTCGCTATATCCGAGATGGCCGCGAAAGCGCCGGCCGGCTTTTTCGACGGCGCCGAGATCGTCTTCATCCCCGGTCCTGACGGCAAACACATCGCCGCGCTGGAATCGCTGAGGCCGGCGCAGTTTCACCAGGCGCCGTCCTTCGCCAGCCTGCTGCCGAGGCTGAAGCAGACGCTGAGCAATGCCCATATGGGTCTGCGCCTCTATCTCAGCGGCACCGAAGGGCTGATCGGCCAGGCCATGCAGGTGGCGCTCGAAGCCGGCGTCGATCATACCTCCATGCAGACCGAGCATCGCGGCTCGCTGGCGCGGCGCATGCAATGCGTGCACTGTAAGGGCATCACCGAGAATGTGACGACGCAGCCCGCCACCTGTTCGCATTGCGGCCTGCTGCTTCTGGTCCGCGATCATTATTCCAGGCGCCTCGCCGCCTTTCAGGGCGTGTGCATCAATGCCGAGGATCGCGGCGAAATTCCTCCGATGGAGGAGGCCTTCCCATGA
- a CDS encoding heme-dependent oxidative N-demethylase family protein — protein sequence MGISFRKETFRDDFTFRNSPEHIRRFPFPFHEDAYMYAVNIEPHVVGPKGSVLENLIDVDEHYVAEMQDRALVLAEDPLRCQSLPHMTLAGWDLLELLMEQQALGYPEHFTLTRDGDRWRWINRPLGIDDTFTFGDTSTLPYGPMEYIIRQSQGDFCILDQRDGNLWMDAGMVTTQADWSLDFDIGMNFFEWHAPVPLAHEKGIFTRALKFLTNIQQGKPARRLNWTMTINPRLDTSPENYHKWGPDRATVTPENVGDKVHLRVELQSFWRLPRSNGIVFPIRCYLIKMDELVTQPKWARRLHRVIRDLPEELATYKGLTRYRPTLVEWLSKLDDGSPTSPGFGPD from the coding sequence TTGGGAATCAGCTTTCGTAAGGAAACATTCCGCGACGATTTCACCTTCAGGAACAGCCCGGAACACATCAGGCGGTTCCCGTTCCCGTTCCATGAAGACGCCTACATGTATGCGGTCAATATCGAGCCGCATGTTGTCGGTCCCAAGGGCAGCGTGCTCGAGAACCTGATCGATGTCGACGAGCACTATGTCGCCGAGATGCAGGACCGCGCATTGGTGCTGGCCGAGGACCCGCTGCGCTGCCAGTCGCTGCCGCACATGACCTTGGCCGGTTGGGATCTGCTCGAGCTTTTGATGGAGCAGCAGGCGCTCGGCTATCCCGAGCATTTCACGCTGACGCGCGACGGTGACCGCTGGCGCTGGATCAACAGGCCGCTCGGCATCGACGACACCTTCACCTTCGGCGACACCTCGACATTGCCTTACGGTCCGATGGAATACATCATCCGCCAGAGCCAGGGCGATTTCTGCATCCTCGACCAGCGCGACGGCAATCTGTGGATGGATGCCGGCATGGTCACCACCCAGGCCGACTGGTCGCTCGATTTCGACATCGGCATGAACTTCTTCGAATGGCACGCGCCGGTGCCGCTGGCACATGAGAAGGGGATTTTCACGCGCGCGCTGAAGTTCCTCACCAACATTCAGCAGGGCAAGCCGGCACGGCGTCTCAACTGGACGATGACCATCAATCCGCGTCTCGATACGAGCCCGGAAAATTACCACAAATGGGGGCCGGACCGGGCGACGGTCACGCCCGAGAATGTCGGCGACAAGGTGCATCTGCGCGTCGAATTGCAGAGCTTCTGGCGGCTGCCGCGCTCCAACGGCATCGTCTTCCCGATCCGCTGCTACCTGATCAAGATGGATGAGCTGGTGACGCAACCGAAATGGGCACGGCGCCTGCACCGCGTCATCCGCGACCTGCCCGAGGAACTCGCCACCTACAAGGGCCTGACGCGCTATCGACCGACCCTGGTCGAATGGCTGTCGAAGCTCGATGACGGCAGTCCGACGAGCCCGGGATTTGGGCCGGACTGA
- a CDS encoding aminomethyltransferase family protein, which translates to MTASWRFSTLADRHRALGSKLEDWSGMGTAWTYEKDADEEYIAIRTKAGLMDVSGLKKVHITGPHASHLIDLATTRDVEKIYPGKSAYACMLNEAGKFTDDCILYRTGPNAWMVVHGSGTGHEELQRAAMGRDVSLRFDDNLHDLSLQGPTAVDYLAKHVPGIRDLNYFHHMQTQLFGFPVMISRTGYTGERGYEIFCRGQDAGTIWDRILEDGKSAGIIPCRFTTLDMLRVESYLLFYPYDNSQKYPFENEGPGDTLWELGLDFTVSPGKTGFRGAEEHYRLKGKERFKIYGVLLDGKEPADEGAPVYRDGKKVGVVTCAMYSPLVEKSMGIARLDVDCAVKDTKLEIRNRSGSIKATAQPLPFDDPKKAKRTAKG; encoded by the coding sequence ATGACGGCATCCTGGAGATTTTCGACCCTGGCGGATCGCCATCGCGCGCTGGGTTCGAAGCTCGAAGACTGGAGCGGCATGGGCACCGCCTGGACCTACGAGAAGGACGCCGACGAGGAATACATCGCCATCCGCACCAAGGCCGGGCTGATGGATGTTTCCGGCCTGAAGAAAGTCCATATCACCGGGCCGCACGCCTCGCACCTCATCGATCTCGCCACCACGCGCGATGTCGAAAAAATCTATCCCGGCAAGTCTGCCTATGCCTGCATGTTGAACGAGGCGGGAAAGTTCACCGACGACTGCATCCTCTACCGCACCGGGCCGAATGCCTGGATGGTCGTGCACGGCTCTGGCACCGGCCATGAGGAGTTGCAGCGGGCCGCCATGGGGCGTGACGTGTCGCTGCGCTTCGACGACAATCTGCACGACCTGTCGCTGCAGGGGCCGACAGCGGTCGACTATCTGGCCAAGCATGTGCCCGGCATTCGCGACCTCAACTATTTTCACCACATGCAGACGCAGCTGTTCGGGTTCCCGGTCATGATTTCGCGCACCGGCTACACCGGCGAGCGCGGCTACGAGATATTCTGCCGTGGCCAGGATGCCGGCACGATCTGGGACAGGATTCTTGAAGATGGTAAGAGCGCCGGCATCATTCCATGCCGCTTCACCACGCTCGACATGCTGCGCGTCGAGAGCTACCTGCTGTTCTACCCCTACGACAATTCGCAGAAGTACCCGTTCGAGAATGAAGGCCCCGGCGACACGCTGTGGGAACTCGGTCTCGACTTCACCGTCAGCCCCGGCAAGACAGGTTTCCGTGGCGCCGAGGAACACTATCGCCTAAAAGGCAAGGAGCGCTTCAAGATCTATGGCGTGCTGCTCGATGGCAAGGAGCCCGCCGACGAAGGTGCGCCGGTCTATCGCGACGGCAAGAAGGTCGGCGTGGTGACCTGCGCCATGTATTCGCCGCTGGTCGAGAAATCGATGGGCATCGCCCGGCTCGACGTCGACTGCGCGGTGAAGGACACCAAGCTCGAAATCCGCAACAGGAGCGGTTCGATCAAGGCGACCGCGCAGCCCTTGCCGTTCGACGATCCCAAGAAGGCCAAGCGCACGGCGAAAGGCTGA
- a CDS encoding class II glutamine amidotransferase, whose translation MCGIVGLFLKDKSLEPKLGAMLSEMLVSLSDRGPDSAGIAIYGAPSGNEAKITIQSAKPDRDFRDLDTQLAKALGVPVSIAVKSTHAVVRTRPDKIDEAREAIQALRPDIRIMGAGDVVEIYKEVGLPEAVVDRFDVRKMTGTHGIGHTRMATESAVTTMGAHPFSTGADQCLVHNGSLSNHNNVRRELIREGMSFETENDTEVAAAYLSSQMAHGKNLGEALEGTLSDLDGFFTFVVGTKNGFGVVRDPIACKPAVMAETDQYVAFGSEYRALTKLPGIDNARVWEPEPATVYFWEH comes from the coding sequence ATGTGTGGAATCGTCGGGCTGTTTCTGAAGGACAAATCGTTGGAGCCCAAGCTCGGGGCGATGCTGTCGGAAATGCTGGTATCGCTTAGCGATCGCGGCCCGGACAGCGCGGGCATCGCCATCTATGGCGCCCCATCCGGCAACGAAGCCAAGATCACTATCCAATCGGCGAAACCAGACCGTGATTTTCGCGACCTCGATACCCAGCTTGCCAAGGCGCTCGGCGTGCCAGTGAGCATCGCGGTGAAGTCGACCCACGCCGTCGTCAGGACCCGTCCCGACAAGATCGACGAGGCCCGCGAGGCCATCCAGGCGCTGCGCCCCGACATCCGCATCATGGGCGCCGGTGACGTGGTCGAGATCTACAAGGAGGTCGGCCTGCCCGAAGCGGTCGTCGATCGCTTCGATGTCCGCAAGATGACCGGCACGCATGGCATCGGCCACACCCGCATGGCGACCGAATCGGCGGTGACGACGATGGGCGCGCATCCGTTCTCGACCGGCGCCGACCAGTGCCTGGTGCACAATGGTTCGCTGTCCAACCACAACAATGTCCGCCGCGAGTTGATCCGCGAAGGCATGAGCTTCGAGACCGAAAACGACACCGAGGTCGCGGCCGCCTACCTTTCCTCCCAGATGGCGCATGGCAAGAATCTCGGCGAGGCGCTGGAAGGCACGCTGTCGGACCTCGACGGCTTCTTCACCTTCGTCGTCGGCACCAAGAACGGCTTTGGCGTCGTGCGCGACCCGATCGCCTGCAAGCCCGCCGTCATGGCCGAGACCGACCAGTACGTCGCCTTCGGCTCGGAATATCGCGCGCTGACCAAACTGCCCGGCATAGACAATGCGAGGGTCTGGGAGCCGGAGCCCGCAACCGTCTATTTCTGGGAGCATTGA